Proteins encoded together in one Coffea arabica cultivar ET-39 chromosome 2c, Coffea Arabica ET-39 HiFi, whole genome shotgun sequence window:
- the LOC113725136 gene encoding mitochondrial intermediate peptidase, mitochondrial-like isoform X1, with protein MFTLFRRRSLAAYVYGHVLNSHKVHTSTAPLLQETGLYGFNHLKTPKGFRRFVEDAIERSNELVTFISGMPSAPEIIGAMDEISDTVCSVIDSAELCRATHPDREFVEEASEASLRINEYIHHLNTNHCLYMAVVKAEQDSHLLNEEAQRVAHHLRLDLEKAGIHLPSEQLDRANQLNMEIVQLCREFNENIINDPGHMDIFPASHIPKKLHHLARPIYRTTSGAFGGSAWSMTNMKEKGFRLPTDPNTLSSILQWVSDAEIRKTAYIQGNSAPLGNLGVLDKLIAARHEFAQSLQKFDIISNALFWMHMQIMGHSSYADLAVHSSMASSPDVVLSFLLEMSEIVRPRADEEFKTIWNFKRERSGQLYGDLEPWDETYFTAIMKSAAYDLDSSVVASFFPLSQCLEGLKVLAESLFGVTFHHIPLAPGESWHPDVIKVALHHPDEGDLGYLYLDLKSRKNKHPVCAHFAIKGGRRLSETDYQLPIVALVCNFLGSKPASLLNHWEVETLFHEFGHALHSLLSRTDYQHFSGTRVVIDFAETPSNLFQYYAWDFRILKTFARHYSTGDVIPEDLVKSMRGAKDMFSGTELQRQIFYALIDQKLFGEEASSMRDTASLVAELKRQHTSWKHVDGTHWHTRFGHLASYGAGYYSYLYAKCFAATIWQKICEEDPLSLAAGSAIRHKFLQHGGAKDPGDILNDLVGKRILNSRYGGIVPDITSLSHEMELKN; from the exons ATGTTTACCCTCTTCCGCCGCCGCTCACTGGCGGCTTACGTCTACGGCCATGTGCTGAACTCCCATAAGGTCCACACTTCAACAGCTCCACTGCTGCAGGAAACCGGTCTCTACGGTTTCAACCACTTGAAAACTCCCAAAGGCTTCCGACGCTTTGTTGAGGACGCCATAGAAAG GTCAAATGAGCTCGTCACCTTTATTTCTGGAATGCCATCTGCTCCGGAAATTATCGGAGCCATGGATGAGATATCCGACACA GTATGTTCAGTTATTGACTCTGCAGAACTTTGTAGAGCTACACATCCAGACAG GGAATTTGTTGAGGAGGCAAGCGAGGCGTCCCTGAGGATTAATGAATATATTCAT CATCTTAATACAAATCATTGCCTGTACATGGCGGTGGTAAAAGCTGAGCAGGATTCCCATTTGCTAAATGAAGAAGCTCAAAGAGTAGCCCATCATTTACGTCTTGACTTGGAAAAGGCTGGCATTCATCTGCCTAGTG AACAGTTGGATCGAGCTAATCAGCTTAATATGGAGATTGTTCAGCTGTGCAGAGA GTTCAATGAAAATATTATCAATGATCCAGGTCACATGGATATCTTTCCAGCATCACACATCCCAAAAAAGTTACACCATCTTGCTAGGCCTATCTATCGGACTACATCAGGTGCATTTGGGGGATCAGCATGGTCTATGACAAACATGAAAGAGAAGGGCTTTCGATTACCAACTGATCCAAATACTCTCTCCTCTATTCTGCAATGGGTATCAGATGCTGAG ATTAGGAAAACAGCTTATATACAAGGAAACTCTGCCCCGCTTGGAAATCTTGGTGTGCTCGATAAGCTTATTGCAGCTCGTCATGAGTTTGCTCAG TCTCTGCAGAAATTTGACATCATAAGCAATGCCTTATTTTGGATGCACATGCAGATTATGGGTCATAGTTCCTATGCAGATCTTGCTGTACACTCAAGTATGGCTTCATCACCTGATGTTGTATTATCATTTTTGCTTGAAATGAGCGAAATAGTTAGACCTAGGGCGGATGAG GAGTTTAAGACAATTTGGAatttcaagagagagagaagtggCCAGCTCTATGGAGACTTGGAGCCATGGGATGAAACATACTTTACCGCTATAATGAAGTCTGCAGCTTATGATTTAGATTCCTCG GTTGTTGcatcattttttcctttatccCAATGTCTTGAGGGCTTGAAAGTTCTTGCTGAGTCGTTGTTTGGTGTGACATTTCACCATATTCCTCTTGCCCCTGGTGAATCATGGCACCCGGACGTCATTAAAGTAGCCCTACACCACCCAGATGAG GGTGACTTAGGGTACTTGTACCTTGATTTGAAATCGAGAAAGAATAAGCATCCTGTTTGTGCTCATTTTGCTATCAAAGGGGGACGTCGATTATCTGAAACAGATTATCAACTTCCT ATTGTAGCCCTAGTCTGCAACTTCTTGGGCTCTAAACCAGCATCTTTACTCAACCACTGGGAAGTAGAAACGCTTTTCCATGAGTTTGGACATGCACTTCATTCATTGCTTTCCAGAACG GATTACCAACATTTTTCAGGGACCAGAGTTGTTATCGATTTTGCTGAGACACCATCCAATCTCTTTCA GTACTATGCTTGGGATTTTCGGATCCTGAAGACATTTGCTAGGCATTATTCTACCGGTGATGTAATACCTGAAGATTTGGTGAAATCCATGAGGGGAGCCAAAGATATGTTTTCTGGTACTGAGTTGCAGCGACAG ATATTTTATGCTTTAATTGACCAAAAGTTGTTTGGGGAAGAGGCATCCTCCATGAGGGATACTGCTTCACTTGTAGCAGAATTAAAAAGACAACATACCAGTTGGAAGCATGTTGATGGCACACATTGGCACACCCGATTTGGTCATCTTGCATCATATGGGGCAG GATATTACAGCTACTTGTATGCCAA
- the LOC113725136 gene encoding mitochondrial intermediate peptidase, mitochondrial-like isoform X5 has translation MFTLFRRRSLAAYVYGHVLNSHKVHTSTAPLLQETGLYGFNHLKTPKGFRRFVEDAIERSNELVTFISGMPSAPEIIGAMDEISDTVCSVIDSAELCRATHPDREFVEEASEASLRINEYIHHLNTNHCLYMAVVKAEQDSHLLNEEAQRVAHHLRLDLEKAGIHLPSEQLDRANQLNMEIVQLCREFNENIINDPGHMDIFPASHIPKKLHHLARPIYRTTSGAFGGSAWSMTNMKEKGFRLPTDPNTLSSILQWVSDAEIRKTAYIQGNSAPLGNLGVLDKLIAARHEFAQSLQKFDIISNALFWMHMQIMGHSSYADLAVHSSMASSPDVVLSFLLEMSEIVRPRADEEFKTIWNFKRERSGQLYGDLEPWDETYFTAIMKSAAYDLDSSVVASFFPLSQCLEGLKVLAESLFGVTFHHIPLAPGESWHPDVIKVALHHPDEGDLGYLYLDLKSRKNKHPVCAHFAIKGGRRLSETDYQLPIVALVCNFLGSKPASLLNHWEVETLFHEFGHALHSLLSRTDYQHFSGTRVVIDFAETPSNLFQYYAWDFRILKTFARHYSTGDVIPEDLVKSMRGAKDMFSGTELQRQIFYALIDQKLFGEEASSMRDTASLVAELKRQHTSWKHVDGTHWHTRFGHLASYGAATCMPNALLQQYGKRFVKRIRSH, from the exons ATGTTTACCCTCTTCCGCCGCCGCTCACTGGCGGCTTACGTCTACGGCCATGTGCTGAACTCCCATAAGGTCCACACTTCAACAGCTCCACTGCTGCAGGAAACCGGTCTCTACGGTTTCAACCACTTGAAAACTCCCAAAGGCTTCCGACGCTTTGTTGAGGACGCCATAGAAAG GTCAAATGAGCTCGTCACCTTTATTTCTGGAATGCCATCTGCTCCGGAAATTATCGGAGCCATGGATGAGATATCCGACACA GTATGTTCAGTTATTGACTCTGCAGAACTTTGTAGAGCTACACATCCAGACAG GGAATTTGTTGAGGAGGCAAGCGAGGCGTCCCTGAGGATTAATGAATATATTCAT CATCTTAATACAAATCATTGCCTGTACATGGCGGTGGTAAAAGCTGAGCAGGATTCCCATTTGCTAAATGAAGAAGCTCAAAGAGTAGCCCATCATTTACGTCTTGACTTGGAAAAGGCTGGCATTCATCTGCCTAGTG AACAGTTGGATCGAGCTAATCAGCTTAATATGGAGATTGTTCAGCTGTGCAGAGA GTTCAATGAAAATATTATCAATGATCCAGGTCACATGGATATCTTTCCAGCATCACACATCCCAAAAAAGTTACACCATCTTGCTAGGCCTATCTATCGGACTACATCAGGTGCATTTGGGGGATCAGCATGGTCTATGACAAACATGAAAGAGAAGGGCTTTCGATTACCAACTGATCCAAATACTCTCTCCTCTATTCTGCAATGGGTATCAGATGCTGAG ATTAGGAAAACAGCTTATATACAAGGAAACTCTGCCCCGCTTGGAAATCTTGGTGTGCTCGATAAGCTTATTGCAGCTCGTCATGAGTTTGCTCAG TCTCTGCAGAAATTTGACATCATAAGCAATGCCTTATTTTGGATGCACATGCAGATTATGGGTCATAGTTCCTATGCAGATCTTGCTGTACACTCAAGTATGGCTTCATCACCTGATGTTGTATTATCATTTTTGCTTGAAATGAGCGAAATAGTTAGACCTAGGGCGGATGAG GAGTTTAAGACAATTTGGAatttcaagagagagagaagtggCCAGCTCTATGGAGACTTGGAGCCATGGGATGAAACATACTTTACCGCTATAATGAAGTCTGCAGCTTATGATTTAGATTCCTCG GTTGTTGcatcattttttcctttatccCAATGTCTTGAGGGCTTGAAAGTTCTTGCTGAGTCGTTGTTTGGTGTGACATTTCACCATATTCCTCTTGCCCCTGGTGAATCATGGCACCCGGACGTCATTAAAGTAGCCCTACACCACCCAGATGAG GGTGACTTAGGGTACTTGTACCTTGATTTGAAATCGAGAAAGAATAAGCATCCTGTTTGTGCTCATTTTGCTATCAAAGGGGGACGTCGATTATCTGAAACAGATTATCAACTTCCT ATTGTAGCCCTAGTCTGCAACTTCTTGGGCTCTAAACCAGCATCTTTACTCAACCACTGGGAAGTAGAAACGCTTTTCCATGAGTTTGGACATGCACTTCATTCATTGCTTTCCAGAACG GATTACCAACATTTTTCAGGGACCAGAGTTGTTATCGATTTTGCTGAGACACCATCCAATCTCTTTCA GTACTATGCTTGGGATTTTCGGATCCTGAAGACATTTGCTAGGCATTATTCTACCGGTGATGTAATACCTGAAGATTTGGTGAAATCCATGAGGGGAGCCAAAGATATGTTTTCTGGTACTGAGTTGCAGCGACAG ATATTTTATGCTTTAATTGACCAAAAGTTGTTTGGGGAAGAGGCATCCTCCATGAGGGATACTGCTTCACTTGTAGCAGAATTAAAAAGACAACATACCAGTTGGAAGCATGTTGATGGCACACATTGGCACACCCGATTTGGTCATCTTGCATCATATGGGGCAG CTACTTGTATGCCAA
- the LOC113725138 gene encoding probable serine/threonine protein kinase IRE isoform X3 produces the protein MSTADNPDPRKPSNSKTTANCSTSDPNDSPLSPSISKLRKIPPIPLRHRVETADDDDGDDDHHEIDESTSEDDDDSPVIEASILGLNHIRTRSAPLPLKSLNSIETPSSSGRHPQNDKSNNEGSHNEVDPRPKISPVPQQSTSTSTEPEHEKRVHWSQSKSLRAPSPCRSGVESHHAAFAKEMQSPRFQAILRLTSGRRKRVPDIKSFSHELNSKGVRALPFWKSRAFGRMEEIMVLIRAKFDKLKEEVNSDLGIFAGDLVGILENASDSQPEWKEGLEDLLVVARQCAKMSPNEFWLKCEGIVQKLDDRRQELLMGKLKQFHTRLLFILTRCTRLVQFQKESGYEEDHILAAHQLSDLGVYPERLFGGVNQEISSINRQSDKAIVHDKEELSTEHDQVDEFCGSKIENLEVSTAKSVASSTGSYRMSSWKKLPSAAEKNRKVQGSVDSTPKEKSDHLQHREETDSLENPDIRVIHPEQSDESLKGQKVTCVDWDQQNLTYEDSFICRICEVEIPTVHVEQHSRICTIADRCDLKGLTANERLVRVAETLERILESWTPKSTEAGVGSPHVLEVSTSSMPEELDPLSPKQNHLTCRCSVDMPDCASESDIGDSYNNFPDISCEMNSITPDFGKKASSIGSLTPRSPLVTPRRSQIELLLSGHKTISEHESYKQINKLLEIARCVANVNNTDYSTLEYMLDRLEDLKYVIQDRKVDALIVETFGRRIEKLLQEKYVSLCGQIEDGKAELSNMIADDDSSIDDDTIRSLRTSPINQCSKDRTSIEDFEIIKPISRGAFGRVFLARKRATGDLFAIKVLKKADMIRKNAVESILAERDILISVRNPFVVRFFYSFTCRENLYLVMEYLNGGDLFSLLKSLGCLDEDMARIYIAELVLALEYMHSLNVIHRDLKPDNLLIGPDGHIKLTDFGLSKVGLIDSTDDLSGPLASNAAFIAEDKPKATAISSAKREERQKHSVVQQLIGGLLVLFFMSFL, from the exons ATGTCGACTGCAGATAATCCGGACCCCAGAAAACCTTCCAACTCCAAGACCACCGCCAATTGTTCGACATCTGACCCGAATGACTCCCCGCTGTCGCCCTCGATCTCCAAGCTAAGAAAGATTCCTCCCATCCCCCTCCGCCATAGAGTTGAAACTgcagatgatgatgatggtgatGATGACCACCATGAAATTGACGAGTCTACAAGTGAAGACGACGACGATTCACCAGTTATTGAGGCTTCGATTCTGGGCCTCAATCACATACGAACCCGCTCCGCTCCGCTGCCTCTTAAGTCCTTGAATTCGATTGAGACGCCTTCCAGTTCAGGCCGTCATCCCCAAAACGACAAGAGCAACAATGAGGGATCACACAACGAAGTTGATCCCAGACCTAAAATTTCACCAGTTCCTCAACAGTCTACATCAACATCCACAGAGCCAGAGCATG AGAAAAGAGTTCACTGGAGTCAATCGAAATCTCTTAGGGCTCCATCACCTTGCAGGTCAGGGGTAGAG AGTCATCATGCAGCCTTTGCCAAAGAAATGCAATCCCCACGATTCCAGGCTATATTGCGTCTTACAAGTGGTCGTAGGAAAAGAGTGCCAGATATCAAGAGCTTCTCCCATGAATTGAATTCGAAAGGAGTCCGAGCATTGCCATTTTGGAAATCACGCGCATTTGGGCGCATGGAA GAAATCATGGTACTGATTCGAGCAAAATTTGATAAGTTAAAGGAAGAAGTTAACTCTGATTTGGGTATTTTTGCTGGAGATTTGGTTGGCATACTTGAGAATGCGTCAGACTCTCAACCTGAATGGAAAGAAGGTTTGGAAGATTTATTGGTAGTTGCCAGGCAATGTGCAAAGATGTCACCCAATGAATTTTGGCTGAAGTGTGAAGGCATTGTTCAGAAATTAGATGATCGCCGGCAAGAGCTTCTGATGGGAAAGTTGAAACAATTCCATACCCGCCTTTTGTTCATACTCACTCGTTGTACTCGGCTTGTGCAGTTTCAAAAAGAAAGTGGCTATGAAGAAGACCACATTCTTGCTGCTCACCAGCTTAGTGATCTTGGGGTCTATCCAGAACGACTTTTTGGGGGTGTCAACCAAGAGATAAGTAGCATAAACAGGCAATCTGACAAAGCAATTGTACATGACAAGGAAGAACTGAGCACTGAGCATGATCAGGTAGATGAATTTTGTGGCAGTAAAATAGAAAATCTGGAGGTTAGTACAGCCAAAAGTGTTGCTTCTTCTACTGGAAGCTATAGAATGTCATCATGGAAGAAGCTTCCATCTGCAGCAGAAAAAAACCGCAAAGTCCAGGGTTCTGTTGACTCCACTCCCAAGGAGAAGTCTGATCACCTACAACATAGAGAAGAAACAGATAGTTTGGAAAATCCTGACATTCGAGTCATTCATCCTGAACAATCAGACGAATCCCTGAAAGGACAAAAAGTGACTTGTGTAGACTGGGATCAACAAAACCTAACCTATGAAGATTCATTCATCTGCCGCATATGTGAGGTGGAAATACCAACTGTTCATGTAGAACAGCACTCAAGAATATGCACTATTGCTGATAGATGTGATTTAAAAGGTTTAACAGCGAATGAAAGACTTGTAAGAGTTGCTGAAACTCTTGAAAGAATACTGGAATCATGGACACCGAAAAGCACAGAAGCTGGGGTGGGAAGCCCTCATGTTCTAGAAGTTTCTACTTCGAGTATGCCAGAAGAGTTGGACCCCTTGTCACCAAAGCAGAACCACTTAACTTGCAGATGTTCAGTAGACATGCCAGATTGTGCATCTGAGTCTGATATTGGGGATAGCTACAATAATTTTCCAGACATTTCATGCGAAATGAACTCCATAACACCTGATTTTGGTAAGAAGGCCTCATCAATTGGGAGTTTGACACCTCGATCGCCTCTGGTAACTCCACGGAGAAGCCAAATTGAGCTGCTGCTCAGTGGACACAAAACCATATCTGAGCATGAGAGTTATAAGCAA ATAAACAAGCTCTTGGAAATTGCTCGATGCGTAGCCAATGTAAACAATACTGATTATAGCACCTTGGAATATATGCTTGACCGTCTGGAAGACCTAAAATATGTCATTCAAGACAGAAAGGTGGATGCTCTTATTGTTGAGACATTCGGGAGACGTATTGAAAAATTGCTGCA GGAGAAATATGTATCTCTATGTGGGCAGATTGAGGATGGAAAGGCAGAATTATCAAACATGATTGCTGATGATGATAGTTCGATTGATGATGATACAATACGGAGTTTGCGTACAAGCCCTATTAATCAATGCTCCAAGGATCGAACCTCAATCGAAGATTTTGAAATAATTAAACCTATCAGTAGAGGGGCTTTTGGACGAGTCTTCCTGGCTAGGAAAAGGGCAACTGGTGACTTATTTGCCATAAAG GTTTTAAAAAAGGCTGACATGATTCGTAAGAATGCTGTAGAAAGTATCTTAGCTGAACGTGACATCTTAATATCTGTTCGCAATCCCTTCGTG GTCCGCTTTTTCTACTCTTTCACCTGTAGGGAAAATCTTTATCTGGTGATGGAGTACTTAAATGGAGGGGATCTTTTTTCATTGCTTAAGAGTTTAGGCTGCTTGGATGAAGACATGGCACGAATATATATAGCAGAGCTT GTGCTTGCTTTGGAGTACATGCATTCCTTAAATGTCATTCATAGAGACTTGAAGCCAGACAACTTGTTGATAGGTCCAGATGGCCACATCAAG TTGACAGATTTTGGGCTTTCAAAAGTTGGTCTCATCGACAGCACT